A segment of the Streptomyces sp. L2 genome:
ATGGAGTTCGACCCGGAGCTGCTGTTCGGCGCCGAACTCGCCGGGCTGACGGGGAAGCGCTGAGGGCGCGGGCGGCCGTACTCCCCGGGGAGTATCCGTGATCACCCCGCCCGGCTGACGCCCGCGCGGGCCGCCGCCGTCTAGCGTGGCGGTCATGGAAGAGCAGTCCGGCCACGGCCCCGCGCGCTGGTGGCGCTACGGCCCCCCGTGGTCGCAGCACCCCGACGGCCCGGCGCCGGGGCGCACCCGCTGGCCCTGGCGCTCCACCGCACTGCTCACCGCGTTCGTCCTCGTCGGCTCGAACTTCGCCGCGCACGCGCAGACGCACCGCCAGCCCCTGGACGGCTGGGCGCGCGTCCTGCTGCTCGCCGCCACGCTTCCGCTGCTGTGGCGGCAGCGCCACCCGGTGTCCGTCGTGTTCGGCGTCGCGGCGGCCACCCTGGTCTATCTGTGCGCCGGCTATCCGTACGGCCCGGTCTTCGTGGCCGTCGCCGTGGCGTGCGTCAGCGCCGTCGCCGCCGGGCACCGCCGGGCCGCGTGGACCGCGGTCGGTCTGCTCTGGGCCGGCCACGCCGTCGTCGCGGTGTGGCTCTACCGATGGCTGCCGCCGTCGGACGACCCGGCGGCGACCCTCACCCAGGAGGTCGTGGTCGGCACCTGGGTACTGGCCGTCGTCGCGATCTCCGAACTGGCCCGCGTACGGCGCGAGCAGTGGGCCCGCGAACGCGCGGACCGCGCCCAGGCGGCCCGGCGCCGCGCGGACGAGGAACGGCTGCGGATCGCCCGCGAACTGCACGACGTCCTCGCCCACAGCATCTCCGTCATCAACGTGCAGGCCGGGGTGGGCCTCGCCCTGCTCGACAGCGACCCCGAGCAGGCGCGCGAGGCGCTCACCACCATCAAGGCCGCCAGCAAGGAGGCGCTGGGCGAGGTGCGTCAGGTCCTCGACACCCTGCGCGCCCCGGGCGCAGCGCCGCGCGCCCCCGCACCCGGCCTGGACCGGCTGCCGGAACTCGTGGAGCAGGCGGCGGCCACCGGACTGACCGTGCGGGTCGAGGGCGAGCCGCCCCGGCTGCCACCCGGCGCCGACCTCGCCGCGTTCCGCATCGTCCAGGAGGCGTTGACCAACGTCGTACGGCACTCCGGTTCCCGGCACGCGCGCGTGCGGTTCGAGCACGACGGGGACCGGCTGCGGCTGCTGGTCGACGACGACGGTCCGGCGACCGGGGCGGACGCGGGCGGCAGCGGCAACGGGCTGGCCGGAATGCGGGAGCGGGCCGCCGCGCTCGGTGGCACGATCGAGGCGGGCCCGCGCCCGGACGGCGGCTTCCGGGTGCTCGCCGTACTGCCGTCGCACACCAGGGAGGACCAGTGATCCGGGTACTGCTCGCCGACGACCAGTCGCTCGTGCGGGCCGGCTTCAGGGCACTGCTCGACGCGCAGCCCGACATCGAGGTGGCCGGGGAGGCCGCGGACGGCGAGGAGGCGCTGCGCGCGGTGCGTGAACAGCGGCCCGATGTCGTCCTGATGGACATCCGCATGCCGCTGCTGGACGGACTGGCCGCCACCCGGAAGATCACCGGGGAGCCCGGTCTGGCGGACGTGAAGGTGGTCATGCTCACCACCTTCGAACTCGACGAGTACGTCTTCGAGGCGATCCGCTCCGGCGCCTCCGGCTTCCTGGTGAAGGACACCGAGCCGGCCGAACTGCTGCGCGCGGTACGGGCGGTGGTCCAGGGTGACGCACTGCTGTCGCCGGGTGTCACCCGCCGTCTCATCGCCGAGTTCGCGGCCCGCTCCAAGGAACCCGCGGCGGCGGACGCCCTCGCCGGTCTCACCGAGCGGGAGCGCGAGGTGATGGCCCTGGTCGGCATCGGCCTGTCCAACGAGGAGATCGCCCGCCGCCTGGTCGTCAGCCCCCTCACCGCCAAGACCCATGTGAGCCGCACGATGGTGAAGCTGGGCGCCCGCGACCGCGCCCAACTCGTCGTCCTCGCCTACGAGTCGGGTCTCGTGCGCCCCGGCTGGCTGGGCTGAGTGGCGGGCTCGGCCGAGTGGCGCGGCTCGGCCGAGTGGCCCGGGTCAGCTGACCGGCCCGGCTCGCCCACCGGCCCGCCGGAACCGCACCAGCACGCTGACCACCCGGGCCGCGAACAGCACGGCCCCGAGGGCCAGTCCCAGGCGGAGCAGCACCGCCTCCAGCAGGTGCGGGAGTGCGAACAGCAGCGCCGGCCCCGCGACGGCCCCGAACACCACGGCCGCCGCGAAACCGGCGCTGAGCAGCGCGTATCCGATCTCGACCGTCGCCGCGTCCTGCTCGGCCTTGCGGCGCCGTCCCCCGTACTCGTCCATCGGACCAGTGTCACAGGGGCGCGCCCGACGGGGCAACCGGCCCTAGGCCCTGTCGTCACATTCCCCCCCAGCCTCCGGCCGGGTGGTGCCCCCAGCCCCGCGACGCCATGCACGCTCCCCCAGCCTCCGGCCGGGGGGACCCCCAGAGCACGCACCTACGGCGACATCAGCCTCCCCCACGCTCGGCTTCGCTCGCGCGGGAGGTGCCCCCATCGCGGCGGGCGCGCGGCCCGCCCTCCGGGCGGACGGCGGGAATTTGACGACAGGACCTAGCCGGACGCGAGTTCCGCGCGACTGGCGTCAGTCGCGGACGGGCACTCGTTCGACGGGCGTCTCCTCCGCAGCGGACCGGGCGACCACGACCGACGGTGTGGTACGGCGGCTGCGCAGGCCGGTGAGGGTGATCAGCAGGCCGGCCACGGCGATGCCGGTGACGACCATGAAGCCGGGACGGTAGCTGTCCAGGACGCCCTGCGGGGTGGCGTGCGCGGGTGCCCCCGCGGTGACCACGGCCGTCACCACCGCGAGGAAGACCGCGCCGCCGACCTGCACCGAGGTGTTGAGCAGGCCCGAGACCATGCCCTGTTCATGGTCCTCGACCCCGTTGGTGGCCTGGATGTTGAGCGAGGGGAAGACCAGCGCGCAGGCCGCCCCGATCAGCAGCATCGACGGCAGGACGACCGCCGCGTAGACCGGGTCGAGGTCGACGCGCAGGAACAGGGCGTAGCCGAGCACCATCAGGGCGAAGCCCGTGGCGATGAGACGCGGGGTGCCGAAGCGGTCGACGATCGCACCGACCTTCGTCGACGACACCGCCACCAGCGCGCCCGCCGGCAGGAACGCGAGCGCGGTGTGCAGCGCCGACCAGCCGAGCAGGGACTGCATGTACAGGGTGGTCAGGAACTGGAAGCCGACGTACGACCCGAAGAAGGCCACCGCGCCGAGCTGGGCGCGGACCTGGCTGCCGGAACGCAGCACCCCGAGCCGGACCAGCGGGCTCGGCGAACGCCGCTCGACGAGGACGAAGGCGGTCAGCAGGACGGCGACGGCGAGGAACGACAGCAGCGTGCGGGCGGACGCCCAGCCGTCCTCGGGTGCGCGGACGACGGTGAACACCAGCAGCAGCATGGAGGCGGTGCCGAGGATCGCGCCGGGGATGTCGTACCCGTCGTGGTTCTTCTCGCGGGCGCTGCGCGGCAGCAGCTTCAGGCCGGCGGCGAGGGCGACGAGGGCGATGGGCGCGGGCAGCAGCATCGTGAAGCGCCAACTCGCCTCCGTCAGCAGGCCGGACAGCACCAGGCCCATGGAGAAGCCGGTGGCCGCGCAGGTGGTGTAGATGGAGAGCGCGCGGTTGCGCAGCGGGCCCTCCGGGAACGTCGTCGTGATGATCGACAGGCCCGCCGGCGCCGTGAAGGCCGCGCTGAGGCCCTTGATGAAGCGGCTGGCGATCAGCAGCGGACCGGAGTCGACCAGCCCGCCCAGCAGCGAGGCGAGCGCGAAGACGCCGAGGGCCACCAGGAACACCTGGCGCCGGCCGAGCAGGTCGGCGGTGCGGCCGCCGAGGAGGAGCAGCCCGCCGTATCCCAGGATGTAGCCGCTGACGATCCACTGGAGCGTCGACGTGGACAAGTGGAGGTCGGAGCCGATGGAGGGCAGGGCGACGCCAACCATCGACACGTCGAGCGCGTCCAGGAACATCGCGGCGCAGAGCACGAGCAGCGTGCCCCAGAGCCGGGGGGTCCAGCGCACCGCCGAGGAGGGCGCGGTGGGAGTGGTGAGCGGAGAGGTCATGCCGGAGACATTACATGTGCATGCATGAAATGCAAACGCATTTAATTACGATGCAACAAAGCGCTTTCTCTGCTACGGTGCGCTCATGGCGGCGAACAGGGCCGAGCAGGCGCTCGTGGAGCAGTGGCGGGACATCCTCGCGCTGCACGCCCGCACCCAGTGCGAGCTGGACCGGGTGCTGCACGGACACGGCCTGTGCGCCAGCGACTTCGAGGTGCTCGACCTCCTCTCCGAGGGCGTCGCCGCCGACGGCGGCTGCGCCTACCGCGTCCAGGAGATCTCCGAGCGGATCCACCTCAGCCAGAGCGCGCTGTCCCGGCTGGTCGGCCGCCTGGAGAAGGACGGCCTCGTCGAGCGCGCGATGTGCCCCGAGGACCGCCGGGGCGTGCGGGTGGCCCTCACGGAGAAAGGCCGCGCACTGCACGGCAGGGTCCTGCCGGTGCAGCGCGCGGCACTGGCCCGGATGCTGGCGGAGACCTAGTACGGCCAGCTCCCACGTGTGCTCGGTCCGTCAGCCCCTCGGTCCGTCAGTCCACCAGGGAAAGCAGCGGGAAGGCGTCGACGCCGGGACGGTGCCGGGCCAGCAGATCGCGGACGTGCTCGGTCACGCGCCAGTCGTAGCCCAGGGACTCGATGGCGCAGCGCACGCTCACGTACCGGGCGCCGGGGTGGCCGGCCCGCTGAACCTGGAGCCAGGCGTCCAGTTCCCCCAGGAAGGTCCCCCGGTCGATGCGATCCCGCGTGACGTGCCGACGGACGGCCTGCCGGCGCTCGCGCGCGACCTCGTTGAATCCATACAGCTTCAGACTCACCTCCTCCGCGCCCGCCAGGGTGGCCGGACGAGCGCTCAGCAGGCCCCGGGCGAGGGGGTTGTGCTCCAGGGCCCGTGACAGCGGCAGGCTCCACACCCGGCCGCTGCGATCGGTGAGGGGGAGCGCGCCGGACCTCGTGAGACAGGGGCCGCGCAGACCGGCGGCGGCCGCGGCGAGCAGGGCGCTGGCCTCCGACGGATGCCAGCGCAGGACGTCCGCCGCCCACGGGGGAAGGGTGGGTCCGAGGCCGCTGCCCGCACCGGGGAGGCGGGCCAGAAGGGTTTCCTCGGGCACTTCGCCGTCGAGGCCGGGGCCGGTGACGTGGACGGTGGTTCGGACGCCCGCCAGCCGGCACGCCGCGAGCGCGAGCGCGTCCAGCAGGGGGCTGGCGAGGGTGGGTTCGTCGCCGTGGGCGAGGACGTCGCCGCCCACGTCCACGACGCTGACGCGGTCGGCGCCGAGTGCCCGAGCGGTCCGCCCGATCTGATCGGCGAGGCCCTCGACTCCCTCGTGGGGGTCGAGGAGCGCGAGGCGGGTGGGCAGGTGCCCCGCGAGCCGGGGCAGGGTGGAGACGCGTGGTGCGACCGGCCTGGTGCCGGTGGTGACGAGCGCTACCGGCAAGGCATCGTGGTCGAGGCCGGTGAAGTCGTGCGCGGCGAACGGCCCCGGAACCGGATCCACGCTGGGACGCTCCCAGCCGTAGGTGAGGACGACCGCGTCGGCCCCGGCGCCCGTGCTTGTGTGGACGAGTGCGGTGCCGACCGGGTCACCGCCGCCGCCCGCCGCGATGAACAGCTCCGTCACGAAGCCGCTCGCGCGGTACGGATGCCCGAGATGCCGAGCGTCGTGCCCATGTGCTTCCGGGCGCGCTTGTTCTGCTCGTGCAGGCGCTCGTAGTACGCGCGGTCGAGCCGGACGACGGTGTCGGAGAAGAACATCCAGGACAGGATGTCGCGGTACTTGAAGCCCCGCG
Coding sequences within it:
- a CDS encoding sensor histidine kinase encodes the protein MAVMEEQSGHGPARWWRYGPPWSQHPDGPAPGRTRWPWRSTALLTAFVLVGSNFAAHAQTHRQPLDGWARVLLLAATLPLLWRQRHPVSVVFGVAAATLVYLCAGYPYGPVFVAVAVACVSAVAAGHRRAAWTAVGLLWAGHAVVAVWLYRWLPPSDDPAATLTQEVVVGTWVLAVVAISELARVRREQWARERADRAQAARRRADEERLRIARELHDVLAHSISVINVQAGVGLALLDSDPEQAREALTTIKAASKEALGEVRQVLDTLRAPGAAPRAPAPGLDRLPELVEQAAATGLTVRVEGEPPRLPPGADLAAFRIVQEALTNVVRHSGSRHARVRFEHDGDRLRLLVDDDGPATGADAGGSGNGLAGMRERAAALGGTIEAGPRPDGGFRVLAVLPSHTREDQ
- a CDS encoding response regulator transcription factor is translated as MIRVLLADDQSLVRAGFRALLDAQPDIEVAGEAADGEEALRAVREQRPDVVLMDIRMPLLDGLAATRKITGEPGLADVKVVMLTTFELDEYVFEAIRSGASGFLVKDTEPAELLRAVRAVVQGDALLSPGVTRRLIAEFAARSKEPAAADALAGLTEREREVMALVGIGLSNEEIARRLVVSPLTAKTHVSRTMVKLGARDRAQLVVLAYESGLVRPGWLG
- a CDS encoding DUF6332 family protein, coding for MDEYGGRRRKAEQDAATVEIGYALLSAGFAAAVVFGAVAGPALLFALPHLLEAVLLRLGLALGAVLFAARVVSVLVRFRRAGGRAGPVS
- a CDS encoding MFS transporter, producing the protein MTSPLTTPTAPSSAVRWTPRLWGTLLVLCAAMFLDALDVSMVGVALPSIGSDLHLSTSTLQWIVSGYILGYGGLLLLGGRTADLLGRRQVFLVALGVFALASLLGGLVDSGPLLIASRFIKGLSAAFTAPAGLSIITTTFPEGPLRNRALSIYTTCAATGFSMGLVLSGLLTEASWRFTMLLPAPIALVALAAGLKLLPRSAREKNHDGYDIPGAILGTASMLLLVFTVVRAPEDGWASARTLLSFLAVAVLLTAFVLVERRSPSPLVRLGVLRSGSQVRAQLGAVAFFGSYVGFQFLTTLYMQSLLGWSALHTALAFLPAGALVAVSSTKVGAIVDRFGTPRLIATGFALMVLGYALFLRVDLDPVYAAVVLPSMLLIGAACALVFPSLNIQATNGVEDHEQGMVSGLLNTSVQVGGAVFLAVVTAVVTAGAPAHATPQGVLDSYRPGFMVVTGIAVAGLLITLTGLRSRRTTPSVVVARSAAEETPVERVPVRD
- a CDS encoding MarR family transcriptional regulator → MAANRAEQALVEQWRDILALHARTQCELDRVLHGHGLCASDFEVLDLLSEGVAADGGCAYRVQEISERIHLSQSALSRLVGRLEKDGLVERAMCPEDRRGVRVALTEKGRALHGRVLPVQRAALARMLAET
- a CDS encoding DUF1152 domain-containing protein, with the protein product MTELFIAAGGGGDPVGTALVHTSTGAGADAVVLTYGWERPSVDPVPGPFAAHDFTGLDHDALPVALVTTGTRPVAPRVSTLPRLAGHLPTRLALLDPHEGVEGLADQIGRTARALGADRVSVVDVGGDVLAHGDEPTLASPLLDALALAACRLAGVRTTVHVTGPGLDGEVPEETLLARLPGAGSGLGPTLPPWAADVLRWHPSEASALLAAAAAGLRGPCLTRSGALPLTDRSGRVWSLPLSRALEHNPLARGLLSARPATLAGAEEVSLKLYGFNEVARERRQAVRRHVTRDRIDRGTFLGELDAWLQVQRAGHPGARYVSVRCAIESLGYDWRVTEHVRDLLARHRPGVDAFPLLSLVD